A single window of Vigna radiata var. radiata cultivar VC1973A chromosome 4, Vradiata_ver6, whole genome shotgun sequence DNA harbors:
- the LOC106758176 gene encoding uncharacterized protein LOC106758176 isoform X1, producing the protein MSTGNARPEEDALKMENGKVPFSAFSESKEQKVIQQPRSSCQIIENIPKSGANEEDVQVNIVGSGSGTFGGKAVEDACDDATDSECSSSSSFGDTDSGTEDASCSAFTNTEIESLPMCDGDQSKTSLSRKNKATTWHWRNFIHPVKWRCKWLELQVKKLNTLALKYDKELAVYDHRKQLEFSKFTIDDLNVKSVPIYDGIGRNKVMKRKKRNKAEERNLSSYISKHSIFSYYENKNRGTCVEDSCGDTLINADFTEEVKLNETLSTADLEDNDKTIIDVIKRIEELESHVGKLKTRIDNVVRENPGKFCSVTQLGMTGPSDGLNHSGHNSSSLIGNDNTFPVRFLRASSQNKSELNKEDLLLTQNTLPTRAMTTPFIGTTNMPQHEFLQDNTEDEILIQNQAGKEELHDFERVRNQFMEKTKESVEEHKSMSTENAVSAFQVGCASNSNLRRSKRRGRRKIGSKGWKRR; encoded by the exons ATGAGTACTGGCAATGCGAGGCCAGAAGAAGATGCTCTAAAAATGGAGAATGGAAAGGTTCCTTTCTCAGCATTTTCAGAATCAAAAGAGCAAAAGGTGATTCAGCAGCCTCGTTCTAGCTGCCAGATCATTGAGAATATTCCTAAGTCCGGTGCAAACGAGGAGGATGTGCAGGTTAATATAGTTGGGAGTGGAAGCGGAACTTTTGGTGGCAAGGCGGTGGAAGATGCTTGTGACGATGCCACTGACTCTGAATGTTCCAGTTCCAGTTCTTTTGGTGATACAGATTCTGGCACAGAGGATGCCTCGTGCTCGGCGTTCACCAACACTGAAATAGAATCGCTGCCAATGTGTGACGGTGATCAAAGTAAGACTTCTTTATCTAG AAAGAACAAAGCGACAACGTGGCATTGGAGGAACTTCATTCACCCTGTTAAGTGGCGCTGTAAGTGGCTAGAATTGCAAGTGAAGAAACTTAACACTCTGGCACTGAAATATGATAAAGAGCTTGCAGTATATGATCATAGAAAGCAGCTCGAGTTTTCAAAGTTCACAATTGATGATCTTAATGTGAAGTCAGTACCTATATACGATGGCATTGGCAGAAATAAAGttatgaagagaaagaaaaggaacaaaGCTGAAGAACGTAATTTGTCATCATACATCTCTAAGCACAGTATATTCTCGTACTATG AGAACAAAAACCGGGGCACTTGTGTGGAAGATTCTTGTGGTGATACCTTGA TTAATGCAGATTTTACTGAGGAGGTCAAGTTGAATGAAACATTGTCTACTGCTGATCTGGAAGATAATGATAAAACTATCATTGACGTCATTAAAAGGATTGAAGAGCTAGAGTCACATGTTGGGAAATTGAAAACTCGAATTGATAATGTTGTTAGAGAAAATCCAGGAAAATTCTGTTCTGTAACTCAGTTGGGCATGACTGGACCATCTGATGGACTTAATCATTCTGGTCATAATTCTAGTTCTTTAATTGGTAATGACAACACATTTCCTGTTAGATTTCTTCGTGCTTCATCACAGAATAAATCTGAGTTAAACAAAGAAGATCTACTTTTGACTCAAAATACATTACCAACCCGGGCCATGACAACTCCTTTTATTGGAACCACCAATATGCCCCAGCACGAGTTTCTCCAGGAtaat ACCGAGGATGAAATTCTTATACAAAATCAGGCAGGTAAAGAAGAGTTGCATGATTTTGAGAGGGTTAGAAATCAATTTATGGAGAAAACCAAGGAATCGGTTGAAGAGCATAAATCCATGTCCACTGAGAATGCTGTTTCTGCTTTCCAAGTTGGTTGTGCATCGAACTCAAATCTTCGCAGGAGCAAAAGGAGGGGAAGGAGGAAAATTGGTTCAAAGGGTTGGAAACGGAGATAG
- the LOC106758176 gene encoding uncharacterized protein LOC106758176 isoform X2, translating into MSTGNARPEEDALKMENGKVPFSAFSESKEQKVIQQPRSSCQIIENIPKSGANEEDVQVNIVGSGSGTFGGKAVEDACDDATDSECSSSSSFGDTDSGTEDASCSAFTNTEIESLPMCDGDQSKTSLSRKNKATTWHWRNFIHPVKWRCKWLELQVKKLNTLALKYDKELAVYDHRKQLEFSKFTIDDLNVKSVPIYDGIGRNKVMKRKKRNKAEERNLSSYISKHSIFSYYENKNRGTCVEDSCGDTLNFTEEVKLNETLSTADLEDNDKTIIDVIKRIEELESHVGKLKTRIDNVVRENPGKFCSVTQLGMTGPSDGLNHSGHNSSSLIGNDNTFPVRFLRASSQNKSELNKEDLLLTQNTLPTRAMTTPFIGTTNMPQHEFLQDNTEDEILIQNQAGKEELHDFERVRNQFMEKTKESVEEHKSMSTENAVSAFQVGCASNSNLRRSKRRGRRKIGSKGWKRR; encoded by the exons ATGAGTACTGGCAATGCGAGGCCAGAAGAAGATGCTCTAAAAATGGAGAATGGAAAGGTTCCTTTCTCAGCATTTTCAGAATCAAAAGAGCAAAAGGTGATTCAGCAGCCTCGTTCTAGCTGCCAGATCATTGAGAATATTCCTAAGTCCGGTGCAAACGAGGAGGATGTGCAGGTTAATATAGTTGGGAGTGGAAGCGGAACTTTTGGTGGCAAGGCGGTGGAAGATGCTTGTGACGATGCCACTGACTCTGAATGTTCCAGTTCCAGTTCTTTTGGTGATACAGATTCTGGCACAGAGGATGCCTCGTGCTCGGCGTTCACCAACACTGAAATAGAATCGCTGCCAATGTGTGACGGTGATCAAAGTAAGACTTCTTTATCTAG AAAGAACAAAGCGACAACGTGGCATTGGAGGAACTTCATTCACCCTGTTAAGTGGCGCTGTAAGTGGCTAGAATTGCAAGTGAAGAAACTTAACACTCTGGCACTGAAATATGATAAAGAGCTTGCAGTATATGATCATAGAAAGCAGCTCGAGTTTTCAAAGTTCACAATTGATGATCTTAATGTGAAGTCAGTACCTATATACGATGGCATTGGCAGAAATAAAGttatgaagagaaagaaaaggaacaaaGCTGAAGAACGTAATTTGTCATCATACATCTCTAAGCACAGTATATTCTCGTACTATG AGAACAAAAACCGGGGCACTTGTGTGGAAGATTCTTGTGGTGATACCTTGA ATTTTACTGAGGAGGTCAAGTTGAATGAAACATTGTCTACTGCTGATCTGGAAGATAATGATAAAACTATCATTGACGTCATTAAAAGGATTGAAGAGCTAGAGTCACATGTTGGGAAATTGAAAACTCGAATTGATAATGTTGTTAGAGAAAATCCAGGAAAATTCTGTTCTGTAACTCAGTTGGGCATGACTGGACCATCTGATGGACTTAATCATTCTGGTCATAATTCTAGTTCTTTAATTGGTAATGACAACACATTTCCTGTTAGATTTCTTCGTGCTTCATCACAGAATAAATCTGAGTTAAACAAAGAAGATCTACTTTTGACTCAAAATACATTACCAACCCGGGCCATGACAACTCCTTTTATTGGAACCACCAATATGCCCCAGCACGAGTTTCTCCAGGAtaat ACCGAGGATGAAATTCTTATACAAAATCAGGCAGGTAAAGAAGAGTTGCATGATTTTGAGAGGGTTAGAAATCAATTTATGGAGAAAACCAAGGAATCGGTTGAAGAGCATAAATCCATGTCCACTGAGAATGCTGTTTCTGCTTTCCAAGTTGGTTGTGCATCGAACTCAAATCTTCGCAGGAGCAAAAGGAGGGGAAGGAGGAAAATTGGTTCAAAGGGTTGGAAACGGAGATAG